A region of Necator americanus strain Aroian chromosome I, whole genome shotgun sequence DNA encodes the following proteins:
- a CDS encoding hypothetical protein (NECATOR_CHRI.G667.T3) yields MFEPSPAEFVPSQQRGPDVAVYRIPGNPELCYEWSFKKLLSDKETGSYICCGCRSLKARDRVKYKDPLPLCKIKDGYFVTDPCFPARAHFCKPRSTPEVAMRRMVIKKCNDLREDTERRPTSSVVDELIGEVSGEGFDELSDASKQVMVEKLARMTESASRTLTRVFQWNMQKAQSPVAVPPGEEYLKKIVNELLKVKMKCALCESEQLRVNFVPIPSKKVSTIILLSCLARYNVVTLEDAKKHYKEMFATRKRICKNHFIQAVMFIGWEVEQLCGEFPLNGISEASPFVISSLLTNLRTYRGLLDDSMPMEKKDIREFFDEYMAEFHDEVTQRISTPGSVEGELFLQATANFDIKKEEDSSDPQITISEQPTDGRDADSPDFFVPNEELRQEEQDASKLGSYSSGSSSDEGETVADSELMMKCALCCAQRRYTQLRSISKVPQRNIIFLACMLLRKVTNEESATHIYKEFQRTQKRCCKQHYVDAAMTIQDELKKNPECLPNESRVPRFIPAELLQLLQEQGNHIVRVVLQARDVALFYSECLSKYHNGKDWELEDRIEALHQYSSSGSRIKATSRARKRRHEDLDEQSAMEPEATTTQSASGDASVTKGSNNKTTCALCCLTRNKIEFCRASVRADQHLILLSCLVLNGSFKTEVAQVMLREMLKNVQYICRKHFVLAMLYIYKSIKEKWNELATWTFHSLPDYIKEDLVNRIRGCANEIQKGFRNVEIKEIFVEKFYNSCEARYCVVGRLLAREGKGKTSKNAVSDTVIDGNSECAVAEPRKGAPRTVKYGYKRTVSERIATSEIQLSNSVNSFVPIPVSPRWLIHRTRPETKRVSLLACGLCGCVRLWIDVRKASSKAGRTNMLLACLLQQGLIDTKTASNFHKDSTRSQKRLCHEHFIHAGAYLASAVQKLTSHYPILGLWNIPFDMMDNIVATLQHHLGSISPMDTLIPHDVASFFNDYLLKYVESEEWKITEVQQPSSESDQVLDYAKDKMAKKQNRSQTANEMDEELFSNDVRHPGENDDSLLFCKEEKKEEAGIVISEQSRNTNEVSENNTNHEEEHEPSVEQEPSLEASVDTSSKIRCEVCDYRGTNGLRKPPTSRSYNVILIACMIMDGAIDSSQATDLFWKLTNFNVLICEKHFVKAVLRINKELEQIWGKIPSDGLDDVPCSKMYQFLEIIKSHACRIDLSRKTIIDLTDIRDFYDSCQMSHFAGEVRDSSGVADDGSQSDDNSQEVPSSTNAENPSDSSESSGTPASVSSDESDGVPAGELLSSATDEVCGAELSFQEEIPATALLEQPIPHVDESLGTSGTNNAYRCDAFSTAAKNINESIDFRPIALFHFRQGLSVQTTTAEIIATFGEDSVTERKVREWFELFRTRHAQIAASAITPQAQAQDRLMKALLEADPNKTIPQLAQEFGAPVDTILSYLRMSGMLRNVRRTVLSERQRRNRMEICSGLILRQKREPLFLDRIITYGEVWMSNVHERRENVMAAVWWSSFGVIHHHLVPFGGRMTAQMYFYHVTEMHKKLLQLRREMVEKQLVIMLHDTQLPYISLGAIRNLHQLGYEILPFPANSSDLLPTDYHFVPQLRLFMADRVCASDAQLEKCIVDFINSKDVHFYLSGIYDLIARWKKCFCASGDYFKT; encoded by the exons ATGTTTGAACCGTCTCCGGCTGAATTCGTCCCATCACAGCAAAGGGGACCAGATGTCGCCGTCTATCGGATACCCGGGAATCCGGAACTCTGTTACGAATGGAGTTTCAAGAAGTTGTTGTCCGACAAGGAAACTGGAAGTTATATTTGTTGTGGATGCCGGTCGTTGAAAGCGAGGGACAGAGTAAAATACAAGGATCCGTTACCATTGTGTAAAATCAAGGACGGGTACTTCGTCACTGATCCATGTTTTCCTGCGAGAGCACATTTTTGTAAGCCACGAAGCACACCAGAAGTGGCAATGAGAAGAATGGTTATTAAAAAATGCAACGATTTGAGGGAGGACACGGAACGACGACCAACATCGTCGGTTGTTGACGAACTAATCGGAGAGGTTTCAGGTGAAGGTTTCG ACGAACTCTCGGATGCTAGCAAGCAAGTGATGGTGGAAAAACTTGCGCGTATGACTGAAAGCGCTTCAAGAACGCTTACACGAGTATTTCAGTGGAATATGCAGAAAGCTCAAAGCCCGGTTGCGGTCCCACCCGGCGAAGAG TATCTGAAAAAGATTGTCAACGAACTTCTGAAA gtgaagaTGAAGTGCGCACTATGCGAGAGCGAACAACTTCGAGTGAATTTTGTTCCAATTCCTTCGAAAAAAGTCTCTACTATCATATTGCTGTCATGTCTTGCCCGATACAACGTGGTCACTCTAGAGGATGCAAAGAAACACTACAAAGAAATGTTTGCGACAAGGAAACGTATTTGTAAGAATCACTTCATTCAAGCG GTAATGTTTATTGGATGGGAAGTCGAGCAACTTTGCGGTGAATTTCCCCTAAATGGAATAAGCGAAGCCTCTCCTTTCGTTATAAGCAGCTTGTTAACTAACCTTCGAACGTACCGAGGATTATTGGAC GACTCTATGCCaatggaaaagaaggataTAAGAGAGTTTTTCGATGAATATATGGCAGAATTCCACGATGAAGTAACGCAAAGGATTTCCACTCCTGGTTCCGTTGAAGGAGAACTATTCCTGCAG GCTACCGCTAACTTTGACATTAAAAAGGAAGAGGACTCATCAGATCCACAAATCACCATTTCCGAACAACCTACAG ATGGTCGTGATGCTGATTCACCAGATTTTTTCGTTCCAAATGAAGAACTGAGACAAGAAGAACAAGATGCTTCAAAATTAGGATCGTATTCATCAGGATCTTCTTCAGATGAag GTGAGACTGTCGCGGATTCAGAGCTCATGATGAAATGTGCTTTGTGTTGCGCGCAACGCCGATACACACAACTCAGATCCATATCGAAAGTACCTCAAAGAAATATCATTTTCCTTGCTTGTATGTTGCTTAGAAAAGTAACTAACGAGGAATCTGCAACTCACATTTACAAGGAATTCCAACGGACTCAAAAACGTTGCTGTAAGCAGCATTATGTCGACGCG GCTATGACTATCCAAGATGAATTGAAGAAGAACCCAGAATGTCTTCCCAATGAATCACGTGTTCCCCGCTTCATTCCAGCAGAGTTGCTACAACTTCTACAAGAACAAGGGAACCATATTGTT CGGGTAGTACTACAGGCAAGAGATGTGGCATTGTTTTACAGTGAGTGTCTGAGCAAATATCACAATGGAAAAGATTGGGAATTGGAAGAT agaaTTGAAGCTCTTCATCAATATTCCAGCTCTGGAAGTCGCATAAAAG CTACTTCACGTGCAAGAAAACGGCGCCATGAGGATTTAGATGAGCAATCAGCAATGGAACCGGAGGCTACAACGACTCAATCAGCATCAGGAGATGCTAG CGTCACAAAAGGCTCAAACAACAAAACCACTTGCGCCTTATGCTGCCTTACTCGTAACAAGATAGAATTCTGTAGAGCTTCAGTTCGTGCAGATCAGCATTTAATTTTGCTGAGTTGTCTTGTGTTGAACGGCTCATTCAAGACCGAAGTAGCTCAAGTGATGCTTCGAGAAATGCTAAAGAATGTTCAATATATCTGCAGGAAACATTTCGTGCTAGCA ATGCTATACATATACAAAAGTATCAAAGAAAAGTGGAATGAGTTAGCAACGTGGACGTTCCACTCGTTGCCAGACTATATTAAGGAGGATCTAGTGAATCGAATACGAGGATGTGCGAATGAAATCCAGAAGGGCTTC AGGAATGTGGAAATCAAGGAAATATTTGTTGAAAAGTTCTACAATAGCTGCGAAGCGAGGTATTGTGTAGTAGGAAGACTTCTTGCTCGAGAAGGAAAAGGTAAAACATCGAAG AATGCTGTCTCTGATACTGTTATCGACGGGAATAGTGAGTGTGCTGTCGCTGAACCGCGCAAAGGAGCTCCTCGTACTGTCAAATATG GTTACAAAAGAACTGTTTCGGAGAGAATCGCAACAAGCGAAATACAGCTCTCTAA CTCGGTTAATTCGTTTGTACCGATTCCCGTCTCGCCAAGATGGTTGATTCACCGGACTCGTCCGGAAACTAAGCGAGTGTCATTATTGGCTTGTGGACTATGCGGATGTGTTCGTCTTTGGATCGATGTTCGCAAAGCATCCTCAAAAGCAGGGCGGACAAATATGTTGCTTGCTTGTTTGCTGCAACAAGGTCTCATTGATACGAAAACAGCGAGCAACTTCCACAAGGACAGTACACGTTCACAAAAACGTCTGTGTCATGAACATTTCATCCATGCT GGCGCTTATCTGGCATCTGCTGTTCAAAAGTTAACATCACACTATCCTATTCTTGGGTTATGGAATATTCCATTCGATATGATGGACAATATTGTGGCAACATTACAACACCACCTTGGCTCAATATCC CCTATGGATACACTAATACCACATGATGTAGCATCATTTTTCAATGATTACTTGTTAAAGTACGTGGAAAGTGAGGAATGGAAAATAACTGAAGTACAACAGCCCAGTAGTGAATCG GATCAAGTTCTTGATTATGCGAAAGATAAAATGGCTAAAAAGCAAAACAGATCCCAAACGGCTAATGAGATGGATGAGGAACTGTTCTCAAACGATGTTCGCCATCCAG gTGAAAATGACGATTCCCTACTTTTCtgtaaggaagagaagaaggaggaagCAGGGATCGTTATCAGTGAACAGTCTAG AAACACCAATGAAGTAAGCGAGAACAATACGAACCATGAAGAGGAACATGAGCCTTCTGTCGAGCAGGAGCCATCGCTCGAGGCATCCGTTGACACTTCTAGCAAAATACGTTGTGAAGTGTGCGATTATCGAGGCACTAATGGTCTCAGGAAGCCCCCAACCAGCCGCAGTTATAACGTCATACTTATCGCATGTATGATTATGGATGGTGCGATTGATTCTTCGCAAGCTACAGATTTATTTTGGAAGCTCACAAACTTTAATGTACTTATATGCGAAAAGCATTTTGTTAAGGCG GTGCTACGCATCAACAAGGAATTGGAGCAAATATGGGGAAAGATACCGAGTGATGGACTGGATGACGTACCGTGCTCGAAAATGTATCAGTTTTTGGAAATCATCAAATCTCACGCGTGTCGTATCGATCTAAGT AGGAAAACAATAATTGATTTGACGGACATAAGAGATTTCTATGACTCATGTCAAATGTCACACTTTGCCGGCGAGGTTAGGGATTCATCAGGCGTCGCAGATGATGGCAGTCAGTCAGACGAT AATTCACAAGAGGTGCCTAGCAGTACGAATGCAGAAAATCCTTCGGATTCATCTGAATCTTCTGGAACTCCAGCATCTGTTAGCTCCGACGAAAGTGATGGTGTGCCAGCGGGAGAGCTGTTGTCTTCTG CAACTGACGAAGTATGTGGAGCAGAATTGAGCTTCCAGGAAGAGATTCCTGCGACAGCTCTACTGGAGCAGCCGATCCCGCATGTAGATGAATCTCTCGGAACGTCTg GAACAAACAATGCTTACAGATGTGATGCCTTTTCTACAGCAGCTAAAAACATTAACGA GAGCATTGACTTCCGGCCAATAGCACTGTTCCATTTCCGACAAGGACTCAGTGTTCAGACGACGACAGCCGAAATTATCGCAACATTTGGTGAAGACAGCGTGACAGAGAGAAAAGTCAGGGAATGGTTTGAGTTGTTCCGCACAAGGCATGCTCAAATAGCGGCTTCTGCCATTACGCCGCAAGCTCAAGCGCAAGATCGATTAATGAAAGCGCTACTCGAAGCTGATCCAAACAAGACTATACCGCAACTGGCGCAAGAATTCGGCGCACCCGTCGACACGATTCTGTCCTACCTTCGTATGAGTGGAATGCTGAGAAATGTTAGGCGAACGGTCTTAAGTGAACGACAACGTCGGAATCGTATGGAGATCTGTTCAGGACTCATACTTCGACAAAAAAGAGAGCCTCTGTTTTTGGATAGGATTATTACGTATGGTGAGGTGTGGATGAGTAATGTACatgaaaggagagaaaatgtGATGGCCGCTGTATGGTGGTCATCATTTGGTGTGATTCATCATCATCTAGTACCATTCGGCGGACGGATGACAGCACAGATGTACTTCTATCATGTCACggaaatgcacaaaaaattgCTTCAACTGAGACGAGAAATGGTAGAGAAGCAATTAGTGATCATGTTACATGACACTCAATTGCCGTATATATCATTGGGTGCAATCCGCAATCTACACCAACTCGGATACGAAATCCTACCGTTCCCAGCAAATTCCTCGGATCTTCTACCCACCGACTATCACTTCGTTCCACAACTTCGATTGTTCATGGCGGACAGAGTGTGCGCCAGTGACGCTCAGCTAGAAAAGTGTATTGTTGATTTCATTAATTCAAAGGatgttcatttttatctttctgGTATTTATGATCTAATTGCACGTTGGAAGAAATGTTTCTGTGCAAGCGGAGATTATTTCAAAACGTAA